The sequence acatgcccgagttgcaggctcgatccccaggaggcagccgatcaatgattctcatcattgatgtttctatctctccctctcccttcctctctgaaatcaattaaaaaaatttttaaatggattaaaaacttaaatgtaagacctgaaaccataaaactcttagaagaaaacataggcagtaaactttGATATTGCCctagtaatattttttatatgtctttttttgtgcaagggaaacaaaagaaaaataaacaaatgggactacatcaaattaaaaagctgcaCAGTGatgaaaatcatcaacaaaacaaaaagataccCTACTGAATGGGATAAGATagtcaccaatgatacatccagtAAGGGGATAATACccaaaatgtataaggaaccTATACAAAGTaacacataacacacacagaaaaatcaacaatccaattaaaaaaataatgagatcaTACATACTGTTGAGGGCAGAGGACctcaacagacatttctccaaagaggacatacagatgaccaattcacatgaaaagatgctcaacatcactaaccatcagataaatgcaaattaaaaccacaatgagatatagcCTCACACTCGTCACAATGGGTAACATCATAAACAAACAAGTATTGTCAAGGATGTAGAGCAGAAGGAACCCTTGTGGGActgcaaattggtacagccactatgaaaaaacaTACGGAAAGCTCCtcaaataaaactaccatattaCCCAGCAAGTCCACttatgggtatttatccaaagaaatctgaaacactaattttaatattattaataatatgcatccctatgttcactgcagcattattgacaatagcaaagatatggaagtaacctaAGTGTCTGTCCATGGACAAATGGATAATGAAGAGGTGGTACATATGTATagtagaatattactcagccaggAAAAAGAgtgaaattttgccatttgtgacaacatggatggacctggggggTATTATGTCAAGTGAaatgacagagaaaggcaaataccatatgatttcacttatatgtggaatctaaagaacaaaataaatgaacaaatgaaacagaaacagactcatagatacagagaacattttgatgactagcagatgggagtggggttgggggggatgaAAAAAGGGAAGGTTTAAGATGTGCAAATTGCCTATTATAAAGTCAATCGCAGGtaccaataatattgtaataattatgtatgttgtcaggtgggtactagacttatcagggtgctCACTTCCaaagctatataaatgtctaatcactatgttgaacACCTAaaactagtataatattgtatgtcatctttaatagaaaaaataatatatacacatatacacatacatacatatacacatacatacagccCGTACATTGCTAGTTTTTTCATTTAAGGAGCTTGGCTTCCCATTTTTAGTATAAGTACTTGTTAGCTGGGGACCCATTTGATTTCTAAGAGAATTCTTAGTTAATAAGAGGACTGGGCATTTTTAACATCCTGCCCCCTAGGAATGAACAATTAATAATACTGAAAAAGAATCCCAGGTATCTATCCCAAACTAACCATAGGATTTTTATCTGTAATAACAGGAAGACATGGTTTCTTCACAGGCTGTCTATAATCATAAATGTTGTCTGAGTGTGTGCACATCTGTGaatataaaattttgttgttCTTACCTCTTTTCCTCTCGGTATGCAGACGCTTTAGAGAGGATGAAGAGCGAAGAGCTGGCGGTGACCATGGAAGAGACCTGTGGGCAGGAGGATGCGGCGGTGGCGCACGGTGACGCTCTCCCCGGCCTGGCGCCGGCGCCTCCCGGCCGCCTGGGGGCGCCATATTCCGAGGCCTGGGGGTACTTCCACCTGGCCCCGGCGCGCCCGGGACAGCCGTCGGGCTACTGGGCCACCTGCCGGCTGTGCGGGGAGCAGGTGAGCCGAAGCCCGGGCTTCCGCGCGGGCACCCCGGCGCTGTGGAGGCACCTGAAGAGCGCGCACCggcgggagctggaggagagcGCCGCTcgccactccccgccccccggccccggccccggccccggccccggccccagccccgccgcGGCTGCGGAGGGCGACTGGGCGCGCCTGCTGGAGCAGATGGGCGCGCTGGCCGTGCGGGGAAGCCTGCGAGAGCGCGAGCTGGCGCGGCGCGAGGCGGCCGTGGAGCAAGGCGAGCGCGTCCTGGAGCGGAGGCGCcgggccctgcaggaggaggagcgCGCCGCGGCCCAGGCGCGGCGGGAGCTGCAGGCCGAGAGGGAGGCGCTGCAGGCGCGGCTGCGGGAAGTGAGCCGTCGCGAAGGCGCCTTGGTCGCGGCCCCGCTGCAGACTCCGCTCAAAGAGGAGCCCGAGGGGAAGAGGGACGGCTACATTATCACTAAAGTCCACCTGTAGGTTTGGGCCGCTTCCCCGGCCCCACGCCTGCGCTACTCCCAAGTGCGGTCGGCGGACCAGCGTCTTCAGCCTCACCTGGGAGCGGAGTCAGGCCCGCGGCCAGCGGGGGAATTGGAATCTCCAATGGAGGGGCTTGAAACGCGCTTCGGAAGCCTGAGCAGAACCAAAAGTCATTTCGACCCTGCGGCCACCTAGGGAGCCTGGGAGCAAGCTCCAGCAGCCCGCTTTGCTGTTGGCGTTTAGTTGGTAGTTGGCGTCAGTGCTGGGAGCAGTTTCCCTCCAAATGCCTTTGGAAATGAGAGCGCCAGCAGCCCCTCGAATCTAAGTCATCTGAGGCCTTGTACCTGGCGACTCTGAAAGGACAGAAGCTTCCTTACCcaccaaagaggactacaccatgTGCctgtcacaccagccaggacaatcCATGAAAATCAgggtaaagcaaaataaaaaataaaaaagttttactCATTTCCTAATGAGTAAATCTTTGATGAGCAGCCTTTGCCCAACACCAAGTTCTGAAAAAGGGGGCCACTTCGTTTCCACGACAGCTCTTTACGCTTATCATCTCATGCCTCAGCAGTACAATCCTAAGAACCCCTGTTTACTCTCCTCCCCAGTTTGCACCTCGTGTGCACCTTCGTCTGTTTCACCTCAGCCACCTTCTTTCCCAGTTCAGATCCAGTGGCAGCTGTAGTCAATGTCCCCAACTTTCTGCCTCACACCTGCTTCCTTACTAGCAAAACATGACCTCATCCTTCATTGCTTGTGAAGGGCACTTCCTTCCCCACCTGTTTCCACAGAACTTGCTTCTGGGTCAAAGAACGCATCCCTCCCACCTGAGGCAACCTCCTCTCTGTTTACATCTATTCCTTTTCCACCTTCACCGGCTCTTTGCTCCATTAgtgttcttcttttcctcttagtccctccctttcccccgaCACTTCCTCAGAAATGCCGTTTCCCTTGCACTGAACCACCATCCAAGAGAGTCAAGTAGTCCTTGCTGTCCATACTTCCTCCCCATGGTCAGCTTTCCATGCTACACTGGACTCTTAAGAAGCCACCACAATCTCACAGTGGCTGAATGTGCTTATTTATTCAACCTTCATTTTGCTTCATCTCTCCCTTCTTGAAATCTCTCCTTTGGTAGGTGGACCTTGCTTTTCCTCCAGAGAACTGCTTTTCCTGATATAGCCTAGTTCCCAAACAATTTTTTAgttctattttttctcatttttttatatactgaaaaatttcaaacatccaGAAAAAGTTGAAAGACTAGTACAATGAATACCCATAAATACCCTCCACCTAGACTgaataattgttaacattttgtcatatttactttttcttccctccaccccataCATATGTGATATTTTATCCCTAAGTATTTCAGTATGTATCTCCTAAGAATAGACATTGTTCTACATGATTACAGTGCAATTATACCTAAGAATATAAACAATTTCCTAATAGCCTCTAATATAAAGTCCTTAATCAAAAATCCCCCAATTGTCCCAAGAAtgtcttatcttttaaaaaaacagggatcaaaattaatatattattttgattataaCCCATAATCTTTTAGTCTAGAACATccctcttattttttctcttttttaaacttttattaagAATCCCAACCATCTGTCTTACAGAATGTCCTAtatctggttttgtttgtttccttaagcCAATTTCTGCACTCAGCTTATCTACCTGTAAGCTGCAATGATCACCTTGGTGCCAATGACTCCCAAATACTTCCAACCTTGAGTGTTCTGCCCCCACCTGTCCTTTATAGCCAATCCCCTTCTGCCTGTTTCCATCTGTACTTGCATAACTGCCACTGCAGATGGAAAAGGCAAATCTATTCATCTCCgcatccccacccctcacctttaTTGTACTCTTAAAATGTATCAGGTACATACACACTTTACATGGGTTCTCTCACTTTATTCTCGTAGAAGCTCCATGGGGTGGTACTAATATGTCTGCTTTAcagctaaggcagtggtcggcaaactcattagtcagcagagccaaatatcaacagtacaacgattgaaatttcttttgagagccaaatttttaaacttaaacttcttcaaacgccacttcttcaaaatagacttgcccaggccgtggcattttgtggaagagccacactcaaggggccaaagagccgcagtttgccgaccacggagctaagGAAACGGACATAGACAGGAGTTAAGTAGCTTATACAAGAACCCAGCTGTTTAGTAGTAGAGCCAAGATACAAATCTAGTCTTTACCTTCAGATGCCAGGCTCCTAGCTGCTGTATTGCCTCCCTTATTATTGTCACCTGGCTGACACCTGTTTCCTTCCTAACTCCAATTTCATGTAGAACCATCTATGACATTAACATGCACTAAGCATTGACCATGTACCAGGTCCATGCTAAATACAAGAATAATTGCCTGCCCTGCAGCAACCCCATGACACAAGTGCTCTTATGCCCACTTTGCAGAAGAGACAGGCTCAGGGGAGCTAATTAATGTCTTCAGAGTCACACAACTACTAGGAGACAGAGTGGGACTTGAAATCTAGTCTCACTAAATCCTAGGCCCTGATCTACtgaatctatttttataaaacatcacACCTGTTTTCTTTAAGATGCCGTATTTTCACTCATCTGGGGTTCATCTTCCCACCCTTATcttcccccactgtcccctacctgaCACTCGGCCAGAAAAATTGTACTAAGCCAACAATGATATCACTTTTCTTGCTCAAAAGCCCCCCAAATCACCTATCATCTACAAGCTTTAACTCTGTGGCCTGACATCCAAATCCACGCCCTGGCCAGTCTTAGTTGTCCCCTCACCTACATATATTCCAGTCACATTGGTCTCTTATTCTTCCTGACATGCCTGGTCTTGGTGCCTCTATGCCTCTATTCACCTTCCCTCCACTTAAAAGTCCCTTTAACCTCTGAGTGTGAAAAATCTAAGCTCAAATTTGCCTGCCTGCATGAAGCTTTCCTTTTAGAGATGATGCCTTACCTCTCTGAACTCTCATAGCATTTTCTATCTCACAACTCTTAGAACCAACTATCTAGCTTATGGCAatgtaggtttttttaaaaatatatatttattgtttttttacagagaggaagggagagggatagagaattagaaacattgataagagagaaacattgatcagctgcctcctgcacacctcctcctggggatgtgcccacaaccaaggtacatgtccttgaccggaatcaaacctggggcctttcagtccgcaggccgactttctatccactgagccaaaccagttagggcggcgATGTGGGTTTTTATCTTGCCTGACCCTGAGTCCTTGGAGTTCACTCATCCTTCTACTACCACAATGCCTTGCATAAAATagctgcttaataaatatttgaggcaTTTGACTTAAATCCAATCAACTGCTCTAGCATGTCATTATCGGGAATGTTTtccttaaaactattttattcattacacaAGTAATATAAATGTAATGCCCCAATCTGGGAAGAACAGCAGGAAAAAACAATCCCACACAGTCCTGTCAACTTGATAAAACTGCTAGTAACATGTCAacgtattttattcttcttttgcaATGGTTCATTACTCTAATAATAGTATAAGTTATTTGTCTTAAGTACCAACATTTAACTTCTTTATGTGGATTTATAAGTCAGAGTCCAATTCACGAGGGTCaagagttcgattcccggtcgagggcacatacctgggttccaGGGTTGATCCCCATCCCCGGTCAGGGGtgcgtgtgggaagcaaccaatcaatgtgtctctctcatatagatgtttccctctctcctttcctccactctctaaaaatcaatggaaaaaatatcctcaggtgaggatttaaaaaaatgtccatgaGCATATTTGGTCCATGTCAAATGGTCCTTGTTTCGGGCCAGTCAAAAACATACATGTTTAGAAAATGTCCCTGAGTTCAAACAGCTCATACTGTTTGTTTATACTTTTGGTTTATTTAAAGgattaatacataataaatactaTCATGTTTCATTGGCCCAATCACTGTGTAGAGGCTATAATGCCAATAACCCTTACTGCTTCAGTAGCCTACCTGGTCATATATAGCTCATGGGGGTAAAAGATAGGTCGGTGTGAACCAAATGTCTCCATGGATGTCTGGTACAGGACCAAGTATCAAGGATCTTTTGGCAGGGACCAAATGTTTCTATGGATATTCTGGATGGAACCAAATGTCCTGCTAGGATATGGATGGGAGTTCAAAACTAATCCAAAAGACCTCAGAAAGAGCAGGTTCCCTGGGATGATTCCTGAGAGCAGATGCACACAAGTCACAAAGGTTTGCCAAGTCATTTTCTTCAGGATAGAACgatttttctataaaaacataaatttcatACCTGATTTGCCAAATGAGCTAATGTAGTCAAAACTCAATATTACAAAGTAATCTGACCAATCTTACAAGTAAATCTATCAAAGCCTGCCCATCCAAGTACCTTCCCTTCAAAGTAGTCACCTTGGAAGATACAGTTATTCCAAAAATGTTTCCATGCTTAAAACACTCCTAGAACTCTTCTCTTACAGTAGTTCTTGCAGTTGTTGGCACACTCTTTAAAACATCCTTAAATTGGCAAATATTCATCTTCCCAGgaaaaatttgattttttgaaAGAGCTGACAGTTATTCAGAGCTCAGTCTGGTGAATGTGGTAGATGATTAACTAAATTAACTTTTCTGGATAGTACAGCGTGATTACAATAAACcaataataatgatttttgtGTGGCTCATAAATTGGCCTTGGTAGTGTTATATATTAAGGTTAAGTAAAGGTAGCATGGTCATAGTAGAGATTAAAGCCCATTTTAGTGGGTTTATGATGTGAATGAATTCAGATAGCACTGGGAGTCATTACATATTTAAATAGCattgaatgtttctttttatgaaaATCTTAATTATGATAATCTCTGAAATCTGATTTCACAGTACTAAAATGAGGGCTTTAAGGAAAAGCATTAAATGCTAATGAGAGCTTTATTATTTCAGTATATATTCTCCTGGGCCTTTGGTCAAGATAAGTAATGATCAGATGAATGAGCTGGCAACCTTCCTGGCCTCTGAAGTCTACTAGTAATTGGAAGCTAAGTAACACACTGTCAcgtgttaaaatacatttaataatattcCACCAACTTCTCCCTGTCTTTTGCTTTCTGGGCAATGAAATACCATGGCATTTTAACATAGAAGAACAAAGCTAGCCTTTTGCTGGAAGAACTTCTAGAAAGTCATTCTTACTCAGCAGGCAGAAGACATTGTTTGCCTCCATTCACATTAACTCCCCCAAGCGTGTCTGCTCCACATCCTCTAGAGACTTTTTGATTTACATGTTCTCCATCAACTCCAATTCCAGTGACCTGATTCATGTTGCactgtttttgtattttaatgatCTATTGTTTAGATTTAGAACCACAAAACCCATATGTCTGAGCAGGCAGAGTTATTATTCCCAGAATTAAATGAGGGGCTGCAGCATCAGTACTAGTAAGGTTTTACTATTGTCCACATATCCAAATCCCTCAAACACATGACTGAAACTTTTTTAAAGGCAGAGTTTATAAGATTACCCTAAAAAGGTCTGGTTTGGAGAGAGATCTGAAAACATTTAACAACAATAAACCAAATGACACTTTCCCCTAAGAAGTTTGGCTTGTGAAAAACTTTTCGATGAACAAAAGCTACTTTGGATTAATATTCTTTGGGGAACTACCAAGGCCTTCATGAGACTACTTGGCCTTTACATTCTACCAAATACggtctaaaaaataaatgtaagctcCAAGAATGCAGCGAGTCTTATCCGGTTTGTTTATTGCTGTATCCCAAGTGCCTGGAATTGTGCCTGGCCTGTATGAAGCACCTCATGGATATCTGCTGAATGATCTTCATATAAGAGTATCTGAAACCTAGTTCTTCTTGGAGTCCTCCCTGCAGCTCCCTTGTTCCCACAGAATAGCAAGAGCCAGGATGGGCCTGCTAGAACTTCCTGTCATCCTTCAGAAAGCTCCTTTTCCAAAGTCATGCAGAATCCATCCCTTCTTTGAGGATAAGACTCACCTACAATAGCCTCTACCCATTCTCACTGTCTTTCTCATTACCAATTTCCTGCTCATTCTTCAATATCCATTAAGAAATCCAGCTCCTGACTCAGTCTTCTTGTCCATATCTTTCTCCTATAATCACCTCGAAGAATGAAGATGGCCCTTCCTCTTACTTCAACTTCCCTGGCTTCAAGAACCACCATCTCTACTCCAGGATTCAACATCCCTGGTAATGGTAGCATGGCATAATAACACCAGTAATTTCTCAGATTTGAGGGTTTATTATGAACTGAACACTGTGCTCAGTGCCACACAGgcctcattatctcatttaaactttCCAACAACCCCACGAAGACATTAAGGAATACAGgactaataaatttttaattgtcaCTCAGCTTGGGAGTGGTGAATCTataatttgaacccaggtcagtCAGACTCGTTAGATTAAATTGGGATGAAAAGAATCAAGATTAAACCCTAGCTCTGCAACTTTGTCATGGGTATTTTGACCTTGAGCAAAATTAAAACCTCTCTAAGCTTGTATTGTAATTCATAAAATACTGTCAGGAATGAAGAAGATAATATGTtaaatgcctagcacagtgcctgacatatcaCAAATGTGTGttccatccatcctcccaacaAGCACTTATTGAGTACCTCCTAAGCATCCACCTGTGGTAGGTACTGAAGACACATCAGTGGATAAAAGAAACCATGTCCCTGCCTTCACAGGTCTGCACAGCATCTgatgggtgctcaataaacatttgctaaatgaAACAAACCCTCAAGGAAGTCTGCCAGCCTCCACTCTACCTCTCATCAATCAGCCAGTTATTCTGCTATAAAGCTATCTAATGAGGGCCCTTTTCTGCTTAAAATCcttcataataaaaaaagataaaatccaaATTTCTTAACGCAGTATGCTAGAATGGCTGTAGGTAAATGGCTCAGTTcttctccccatcccaccccactccaccccctttTCTTTAAGCAGTGAAAACCTTCCTACATATGTAATCTAATTAGAGGCCTGAATTGAAAACAGATCACTACAAACCTATTCTGGTAACAAGCATGAGAAATGGAGTCACCAGTCTGGCATCCTAACCCTTTCCACCCTCATCAAGCATATGCACAGCTACAGCTCTTAAAGAAATGCCATAGCTTCTGTCAAACAGTTTGAAAACGAAGCTTTCGATCAATGTTCACTGATTCTAACCAGTAACTTGATTTCATAATTCACTAGGGGACTGTGTCCTCTTTGTAACCTCAGTCCCTCCCATGTTTCTCAGCCACACAAAACTCTATCCGTGTCAAGCCATTTGCAGTCCCCCAAACCCATCTTGCTCTTTCACTTCTATGCCTGTGAGAGTGTAAGCCAGAGCTGGTACTAGGCACTAGGAATGCAATCGTGAGAAAAACCAAGGTCTTGCCCACGTGGCATTTAAGAATCTAGACAGACAAGTTTCCCACTAGTCAcgttaatctataataatctataataataaaagcataatatgctaattagaccagacgtctttccggatgaccttccggacagagccggggctgcagccacgGGATCAAGGGAGCCGCAGTGGCTGTGAGGGGTCCAGGCAGCTGCCaaggctgcgaaggcctactcttgcactagtTTTGTAGTTAATATATAACTGTGAACCAAAATAAGCAGTCTAAGTGAAACGAATATGGATTTTCAAGAACATTTATCAAAGGCAATTAGTCTAGGGGGACAAATGAGGCATCCCTGAAGAAGAATCAATTAGCAGAGATCTAAAGAATATGTCAGCTAACTAGGTCAAAGGCTGCAAGAAGAGCATTCCAGACATAACAGAATATAAGCAACCCTGGGGTGAGAGAGAACATGGCATGTCTGAGAAACTAAAAGAGAGGCCAGCATGCCGGAGTCCAGAGACCAAGTGGGAGAAAGATATAAGACAGGACTGGAACACTTAGCAGTGGCTAGACCAGGTAGGGTCTTATGGGCTAGGATTTTGTCTTCTGTCCTCAGAGTAATGAAAAGTCACTGGAGGATTTAAACAGGAGATGATGAAATGGGAGTTGTGAAGACACTATGCCCGCAATGTGGCTGGACTGGAGAGGGGAGGAGTGACTGCTGGAAGACCAGTGAGGAGGTTACTTTAATAGTCCAGGTGAGTGGTGACAGTGAATTGAGTTAAT is a genomic window of Eptesicus fuscus isolate TK198812 chromosome 4, DD_ASM_mEF_20220401, whole genome shotgun sequence containing:
- the ZBED3 gene encoding zinc finger BED domain-containing protein 3 yields the protein MKSEELAVTMEETCGQEDAAVAHGDALPGLAPAPPGRLGAPYSEAWGYFHLAPARPGQPSGYWATCRLCGEQVSRSPGFRAGTPALWRHLKSAHRRELEESAARHSPPPGPGPGPGPGPSPAAAAEGDWARLLEQMGALAVRGSLRERELARREAAVEQGERVLERRRRALQEEERAAAQARRELQAEREALQARLREVSRREGALVAAPLQTPLKEEPEGKRDGYIITKVHL